The genomic window AATTGTACAACCCTAAAACgttacttttgttttcacacaaatattttttgtgcGATCAAAAGGGGAAATAAACAAGGAAATAATGGGGAAGCTTCATATATCATATCTACAATGAAAAAGTTCTCATTAGAAAtagaataaatatttgttcagggaacagaaacaaaaaaatgagaaaagacTTTAGAAGGAAATTCAATGGAAATTGCAAACCAATGAAAAAGCATTACtacttttgttatgtttttaattttttattttttattttgataaagatTACTTGTTAGTAATTGTTATGCTTCTTCCATatatttatctctctctccttcaagACCAGTCGCAATCTCCAAAAAGTCGATTTATCTCCCAAACCGTAAATATGAATTCATAACAGTTTTTACCTGCGgttctaactttttttttttttttgcagtgaaaaaaatctctataatAAAACACATGCTTTTATTGTGGAAAACATGACCTAATGAAATTTCTAACTACCTACATGTGAATTTCTTCAAACTCATATCAATCAGTAATGAAAAAATCATTGTAGCTAGggaaaaaagttgaagaaactCCCAAAAATCTCATGTAAATCTTCAAGGTACTCTAAGACTTGTAcggaaacgaaaaaaaaaaaacacaatgggggctttgatttggttttgataggtTTGTTTTAAACCCTCAAATGAGTAGTTGTTGACCTCTTTTCGCAGCCCGTGAAGAATCATGGGACCAAACCATGCATGTCGGGTTCTACCTAAGAAATGATGTGATTATTTACATTAGTTATGTGTTATCATTCATACGATATCGTTTAATTTGGATTATGTGATATGATTGTATGATTAAtcacatgtttttttgtttgcataaTGTTTCTCTAAGAGGCATGATTTTTGACATGAGTTATTTGATTGTACTTAGTTAAGGACACACTCTTGAAATGTTTTTTCCCCATCACATTGCACAAAACGGCACGTTGTTAAAGTGTTATACATGTAGAATGGTTTATTTTATGTGAAGATTGTTAAAAAACGGCATGTTGTTCAAGACTGTGTGCATATGTAGAATGGCGTGAAGTGTGGaaaatatatcttcttttcctATGAAATCGATTATAGCCATTTTCGTTACGGAGAGATCGAAAGCAGAAATGGCAAGAGAAGCAACGACGAAATTGAAACATAACTCAAACAAGACAAGATTTCTGAGGATAGCTGGCTGTGTCTAAGAATGGGTCGGAGCATCTTCGATGTCGTCTCTCTTagaggtaaaaaaaaacttttttgagTTTCGTTTCACTCTGTTATTCAATCTCTTTACATTACAGCGATTTCTGtggagtttttgttttcgttcaGTCTGTGATTAGTTCTAGTGTATGTGCTGGTTaaagatttgaatttttacttgtttctcAGTGTAAGCTCATGAAAGTTTCTTGTCGATTGTGCTGTTTCTCGTCTCTTTGACAATAATGAAGATATCATTAGCATTACTTAGTTGCTGATTTATTTGTACAGAAAAGTCTGAGGTTttcattgatctttgttacttttgatGGTTTCCATCACCCGAGGGAGCAAATCGTTTgtgtttactttgttttgtgcTTCATTGCCAATTGATTTCTCTGGATGGAATGTTCATGTTTTGCATTGTAAGAACTCATGGTAAATCTTTTTGTTGAGCAAATCGGTTCTGTATATTCAGTTATCTTATGAGTCTTGAATCAGAACAGCTTTTGTAGAAAACAGATTTGTATACTCAATGAATTGATTTATTATCTGTAGAAAACCTTACAAtcactcaaaaacaaaattgaaacaatGTACACACTGTTTTTGTATCGCAGGTAAAGTCTTCAAGTATGTGGGGAAAGCTTGGAACAATGCTTATCTGTTTTCGTGCCATCAAGTTTTCTTGCTGAAGAACAATACATCAGAGAGTGATCCAGAGGAGTTGATGGGAGAACGAAGCGGTGAAACTATGTGACTATGCATTGTTGAAGCTATTGGAGAACGTATTTGTGAAGCCATCAGGTAATGCAGCGGAGAACCAATGGGAGTATGAATTGGTGAAGTGAGAGGTGATCGTAGAGGTGAATTTTGCGTTTGGTATAACGCATGACGCAAACCCACAATTTCAGAAGGCTCCGTTGTGCTGTAGATGTGATCATGTTGTTCAAAGGTTAGACTTAacttctcattctctttctgCAAATGTTCTAATTGTTCTTCCACTATCTCCTCTTCAGTGTCACTATCTAGTTCTGCCATTTTACTTGGAAATTCATGGCCTTCTGAAAATACGTCTGAATCTTTTTCAGCATCACCTTGTTTAAAGGTCTGCCTTAGACTTTCTTGCTTATCTTGAGACATCTTTAAATGAAACGTCATCCTTTCTTGCTCAAGTGTGTCATCAAGACTGAGCCTGAATATATCATCCCTTGGTTCAAGTGTCTCGTCCAAATCCATTTTTCCATTTTCGCCTTTCTCCAACTGCAGCGATGATCCATCTTCTGCCATTACGCCTACTTTTAGCGCTTTGGTTTCATAATCATCCACCAGCCAAGACCCATCCTCGTGAAGTACAGCTCTCTCTTTTGAACTTCCACGATCATTGAAGGAACCCCTTGAACTAGATTCTGATCTTCCATCAGCATCCTCGTCTGCTTCAAGCTTTGTCTCTACCTCATACCCATGGCGACGAAACGTTAAAGTTCTCCCTGACGTCCATTCAAATGTCTCATCCAGTTTCATTGATTCATTTCCGCATTCCTCCAAGTGCAGTGATACTGTATCTTTTGCCATTTCGCCTACTTGTACAGCTTCGGTTCTGCCATCAATCACCAGCTGGGGATCCTCCTCATTTAACAACTCTCTTGGAATTTCATGATCATTGAAGGAACCCTTTGAACTATATTCTGATCTTTCATCAACGTCGTTGTCTGATTCAAGCATTTCCCCTAGCTCATACTCAGGTAGACGAAATGTTGGAGCTCTTTCTGAAGTCCATTCAAGTGTCTCTTCCAATTTCATTGTTTCGTTTTCAAATTTCGTCAGGTGCAGCGATGGTTCATCTTCCACCATTACACCAACTTTTAGAGCTTCCGTTCTGTTCTCATCCACTAGCCAGGGCTCCTCCTCATGAGACACAGCTATCccttttaaattttcatgGTCATTAAAGGAATCCCGTGAACTGGTTATTGATCTTTCATTAGCATCCTCTTCTGGTTCAGGCACTGTCCATCGTTCATACTCATGCAGATGAAATGCTGCAGCTTTTTCAGAAGTCCATTCAAATGGATTGCTATTATATTCCTCTAACTTCAACCCCGCTCCATCTCCCATTGTCTCTGCCCATGAATTTTCACTTTCACATCTGCTTCCTTCCGGATAAACCGGTTCTTTTGTTCCGTAGGAATTTTCCATATCTTCATTTTGAGACTCCATTTGATGAGATACCGAGCTGTCTTCATTCTTTTTGCTTATGAAAGTTTCACCCGCCTTCTCAACAGGAACAACAGATCCATCTCCAACCATCTTACTTGGCTCAAgtgtttcatttctctcatATCTATACTCTTGTAATTCAGACCTTGCTATGTCAAAAACGGTGTCACTCAACTCTTGTCTTTTGCTTGAGTTCTCATACTCATAGTGGGACTGCTCAGGTATAGCAACTTGAGACTCATGAAAAACGACCCTCTCTTCTGAACCTCCATCGTCATTGAAGGAGCCCCGTGAACTTGATTCTGATCTTCCGTCAGCATACTCGTCTGGTTCAAGTATTGTCCCTAGCTCATAATCATGCATGCGAAATGTTGGAGCTGTTTCTGAAGTCCATTCAAATGGTCTGCTGTAATTCTCATAGTTGCTTTCATATTCCTCCAAATGTAACCCCGCTCTATCTTCTATTGTCCCTTCCCATGTTCTTTCACCTGCAAACCCGCTTTCTTCTAGATAAACCGGTTCTAATGTTCCATAAGAATTTTCTACATTCTCGTTTGGAGAATCCATTTGATGAGATACCAGTCTCTCTTCACCTGTCTTGCCTTCTATGATTGTTTCGAATGCCTCGCTCACCTTCTCgaaagaaacaagagatcCATCTTCGCCCACCTTGCTCGGCTCAAGAGTTTCATTTGTCTCGTATCTAGACTCCTCTAACTTACACGTGACTCTGTCACTAATGGTCATTTCCAACTCTTGTCTTTCGCTTAAATTCTCATATTCATACTTGGAGTGCTCCTGGATCCTGGATATTGTTACTGTAGCCTCGCCTGATTGGTCAAGATGTCCTATAAACCTCTGATTCTCATTCACCAAAGAGTTCAAGGGAGAATGTGTTGTAGCTGACTTCGCATCTGAAATTGTGTTTGATATGTGCTCCGTATCTTCCTTGACTGATGTATCCTCAAATGGTTCACCATAGCTTAAGCTGCTGTCACATATAGAATCTCGAGTGTACCTAGATTTATCCAAATGCAACTGCGGTTTGTCTCCGATCTCTTCTAATGTACTTTCACCTTCATATTCTTCAGTTTCTTGAGTCTCCTCCCATTCAAACTCGTAAGTGTCTCCGGTATTCTCAGACTGTACACGTGTTTCACTGACGTATTCTTTCTTGTATAGAAGTTCCTCACTATGAGATACCGATCTCTCTGCAactctctcatcttcttcacttgatTCACTCATCCTTTCGTTCTGGTTTACTGGAACTTCCAAGGACTCACCTGATCCTTCTCCTACAATTTCTTCTGGCTTAATAATTTCGTTCTTCTCATATTCAGGCTCTTCTATATCACAAATGTTATTATCCATCTCGGTTGACTTTTCTGAATGAGCTTCCTGAGATTGCTCTAGATGAATCTTGGAAGTCTCTCCAATAGTCTCACTTGATGTAGGTTGTTGCTCGCTTAATCTGCGGTTCCCCATAGGTTTTAGATGAGGCTGTAATGCCTCCAAtttcaaatctaaaaatttGGTGGATATATTCCTTATGTCTTCTTTAATCCCTTTATCCTCAAATGTTTCTAGAATTTTTTGACTCAATATAACAGCATCGTTACTTTTGCAGATTGTTTCTCCAGAATCGTCGTCTAAACACGTCAGATGACTTCCATCAGGATTAATCTCTTCATGACCTTCTGATGCTGAATCCTGGTGATTAGTAACAGTCTCATCTGCAAAATCCATGCCATAATCCACAAAGCTAGGTGAATCCAGGACAGTATCTGCTTTCTCTCGAATAGAGAACTTAAGTACACCGGAACAACTGCCACATCTCACTTGATATCTTTGACGTTTTCCTTGGGGAGACACTTGAGGAAGCTGTAGAAGTTCCAAGCAATAGGAACAAGTTGCAAAAGGTGCACCGCCGGCTGAAGGGAGAATATGGCGCTTCACTACCGGATTCCTTTCCCTGACATACCGTTTTTTGTTCCTTAGAATGCTCTTTTCACTACTTGTGTCACTCTTAGAAATCCCTACAGAATGCTCAGAGTATGTAGAGCGGTGTGGCGCAGCAGCTGGTACATAACTACGCTCAGAGTACACAGAGTGATGCGGGGTTTCAGATCTACTTGGTTCATAAAGATTATGATACTGAAGATCATGTAGCTGAGACTGAGAAGACCTGTGATAGTACTTTCCATCAGATGTCTCACCCGGAAAACGAGTAGGTGAAGCAACAGAAGATTCTTGAAACCAGCCTTCTCTGCTATACTGCTCGAATTGGTTTGGTTGTTGATGATAATAAGACTGCTCTGATGCAGAAACGTAAGACCCGTGAAAAGGACTACTGTAGCCATATTCATATGCAGAAGAAGGGGAAGGACTTGCTGGATAGAAAGGAACCCGAGGTGGATCTGCGTATCTTCCCTCATGTTGTGCCCATTGCGCAGCATTGCTGCGTGTGTTATATGGAGAGCTTCTTTCTGAAGTAAACACATCAGAATCACCGGTCTCACTGAAGTCATCAGTCCTTCTCATCCATTCTCTGCGGATATCAGATGTCTCAGGCTTGTAAACAGTTTCTGGATGATAACCTCTTTCAACAGAAGTCGATGGCCTTGAATTGTACTCCCGGTGAGTAGTTCTCATTGGAGTTCTACTACCATCTTCTGGAGATTCTACCTCAGCACTTAAACTACGGTTTTGAGAAGAAAGGAGAGCCTCAGGAATAGTGTTTGTGTGATCATTGCCGTCAGGTTCCCAACGTTTTGCTGCATCCAAAGAAAGAACacacgaaaaaagaaaacacttatGAATGAGGTGGGTTACTTGTAAACATGCTACTTAAGAAGGCTGTTGTACCATGAAGAATCGAGTCGCATCCACCACATTTGTAAGAAGTAGCATCTAAAGGTTCCTGGAGAAGTTTGTGGCACTTAGGACATCTCACGATTCTAGATTGAGAAGATAATCCGGGCACGGTTCTACTCCTCATACCTCTGAACATATGCTTCAAGTCTTTACTACTTGCcaactaccaaaaaaaaagataaaagacaaGCACTTCAGCTCAAATCCAGAACTCAAGAACCTGTAAcaggaaaaatcaaagatctaagagagagagagaggaagaagatgagaagtcACCTTAGAACGGATAATGGAGAGGAGCCTAGGTGAAGGTGAAGAATCTGAGGATGGTTCAAAAGTTTTCTTGGTAGAAGAAGACTGGGAtctgctctgtttcttcttcttcatcatggTTTGGTGATTGACTTAACTCTGATGAatgatctttttcttttttctttctgggaATAAAACTTTGTTGATGATCTTTCAAGCAAGCAAGTAGGAGGAGgagatatattattatatgaatCAGATCAGGCACTATAATGAATAATGGTCAAGGTGATGAAGGTTTTAACAGACTTGTTTATTGACTAttattttgcttctttcaatttatttcttttcaagaaaattaagatCTGAGAGTTGCATTGAGTAGTCACCATTGGATTTGGAAGTTGAGGTCCAGTTCCTCTAGTATTAAcgatttggattttgaaaaGTCAACTTTGGAGATCGCCAAGAAACATCCCTTTATTATAATTTCTAGATcaaatttgctttttttttttattttctgtttttaatttgtttgtatcTGTTTTATTCgaagaaagaacaaatcacTCATCATCATgatttaatcataattttttaaaaagaaagaaatcaacgTGCATCTTACTAATTTGCCAACATAAAGCATATGGTTATTGACCAAAACCCTTTCGAGTTTGAAAAATACGTTAAACTTTCTTCTATACCGTGTTTGACAGGTTTGTTCAGGTTTTCAAATTGAAGAACACACagtaatatagaaaataacattaaaatgtaaaaggattaataaaacaaatatgcaCAAGAAGCACTTCGTTTAGTGTTGAAAATATCAGAACCATTTGAAAAGATGCATCTGCACAAATGAGCTCTAAAGAAGAGAGCCATGACTGCAAATAAACCTTCATCATCACTAAactcctcttcatcttcatcttcatgttttgtgtttttgtcaGCCAAAAGACAAGATTTTGTCTGAGAACAAAACGTTAAAGAGAGTCAT from Arabidopsis thaliana chromosome 3, partial sequence includes these protein-coding regions:
- a CDS encoding hypothetical protein (DUF3133) (Protein of unknown function (DUF3133); CONTAINS InterPro DOMAIN/s: Protein of unknown function DUF3133 (InterPro:IPR021480); BEST Arabidopsis thaliana protein match is: Protein of unknown function (DUF3133) (TAIR:AT5G05190.1); Has 4900 Blast hits to 3562 proteins in 473 species: Archae - 21; Bacteria - 563; Metazoa - 1503; Fungi - 393; Plants - 371; Viruses - 54; Other Eukaryotes - 1995 (source: NCBI BLink).), whose protein sequence is MFRGMRSRTVPGLSSQSRIVRCPKCHKLLQEPLDATSYKCGGCDSILHAKRWEPDGNDHTNTIPEALLSSQNRSLSAEVESPEDGSRTPMRTTHREYNSRPSTSVERGYHPETVYKPETSDIRREWMRRTDDFSETGDSDVFTSERSSPYNTRSNAAQWAQHEGRYADPPRVPFYPASPSPSSAYEYGYSSPFHGSYVSASEQSYYHQQPNQFEQYSREGWFQESSVASPTRFPGETSDGKYYHRSSQSQLHDLQYHNLYEPSRSETPHHSVYSERSYVPAAAPHRSTYSEHSVGISKSDTSSEKSILRNKKRYVRERNPVVKRHILPSAGGAPFATCSYCLELLQLPQVSPQGKRQRYQVRCGSCSGVLKFSIREKADTVLDSPSFVDYGMDFADETVTNHQDSASEGHEEINPDGSHLTCLDDDSGETICKSNDAVILSQKILETFEDKGIKEDIRNISTKFLDLKLEALQPHLKPMGNRRLSEQQPTSSETIGETSKIHLEQSQEAHSEKSTEMDNNICDIEEPEYEKNEIIKPEEIVGEGSGESLEVPVNQNERMSESSEEDERVAERSVSHSEELLYKKEYVSETRVQSENTGDTYEFEWEETQETEEYEGESTLEEIGDKPQLHLDKSRYTRDSICDSSLSYGEPFEDTSVKEDTEHISNTISDAKSATTHSPLNSLVNENQRFIGHLDQSGEATVTISRIQEHSKYEYENLSERQELEMTISDRVTCKLEESRYETNETLEPSKVGEDGSLVSFEKVSEAFETIIEGKTGEERLVSHQMDSPNENVENSYGTLEPVYLEESGFAGERTWEGTIEDRAGLHLEEYESNYENYSRPFEWTSETAPTFRMHDYELGTILEPDEYADGRSESSSRGSFNDDGGSEERVVFHESQVAIPEQSHYEYENSSKRQELSDTVFDIARSELQEYRYERNETLEPSKMVGDGSVVPVEKAGETFISKKNEDSSVSHQMESQNEDMENSYGTKEPVYPEGSRCESENSWAETMGDGAGLKLEEYNSNPFEWTSEKAAAFHLHEYERWTVPEPEEDANERSITSSRDSFNDHENLKGIAVSHEEEPWLVDENRTEALKVGVMVEDEPSLHLTKFENETMKLEETLEWTSERAPTFRLPEYELGEMLESDNDVDERSEYSSKGSFNDHEIPRELLNEEDPQLVIDGRTEAVQVGEMAKDTVSLHLEECGNESMKLDETFEWTSGRTLTFRRHGYEVETKLEADEDADGRSESSSRGSFNDRGSSKERAVLHEDGSWLVDDYETKALKVGVMAEDGSSLQLEKGENGKMDLDETLEPRDDIFRLSLDDTLEQERMTFHLKMSQDKQESLRQTFKQGDAEKDSDVFSEGHEFPSKMAELDSDTEEEIVEEQLEHLQKENEKLSLTFEQHDHIYSTTEPSEIVGLRHALYQTQNSPLRSPLTSPIHTPIGSPLHYLMASQIRSPIASTMHSHIVSPLRSPINSSGSLSDVLFFSKKT
- a CDS encoding hypothetical protein (DUF3133) (Protein of unknown function (DUF3133); FUNCTIONS IN: molecular_function unknown; INVOLVED IN: biological_process unknown; LOCATED IN: chloroplast; EXPRESSED IN: 16 plant structures; EXPRESSED DURING: 9 growth stages; CONTAINS InterPro DOMAIN/s: Protein of unknown function DUF3133 (InterPro:IPR021480); BEST Arabidopsis thaliana protein match is: Protein of unknown function (DUF3133) (TAIR:AT5G05190.1); Has 4873 Blast hits to 3554 proteins in 469 species: Archae - 21; Bacteria - 552; Metazoa - 1496; Fungi - 390; Plants - 373; Viruses - 48; Other Eukaryotes - 1993 (source: NCBI BLink).), which codes for MMKKKKQSRSQSSSTKKTFEPSSDSSPSPRLLSIIRSKLASSKDLKHMFRGMRSRTVPGLSSQSRIVRCPKCHKLLQEPLDATSYKCGGCDSILHAKRWEPDGNDHTNTIPEALLSSQNRSLSAEVESPEDGSRTPMRTTHREYNSRPSTSVERGYHPETVYKPETSDIRREWMRRTDDFSETGDSDVFTSERSSPYNTRSNAAQWAQHEGRYADPPRVPFYPASPSPSSAYEYGYSSPFHGSYVSASEQSYYHQQPNQFEQYSREGWFQESSVASPTRFPGETSDGKYYHRSSQSQLHDLQYHNLYEPSRSETPHHSVYSERSYVPAAAPHRSTYSEHSVGISKSDTSSEKSILRNKKRYVRERNPVVKRHILPSAGGAPFATCSYCLELLQLPQVSPQGKRQRYQVRCGSCSGVLKFSIREKADTVLDSPSFVDYGMDFADETVTNHQDSASEGHEEINPDGSHLTCLDDDSGETICKSNDAVILSQKILETFEDKGIKEDIRNISTKFLDLKLEALQPHLKPMGNRRLSEQQPTSSETIGETSKIHLEQSQEAHSEKSTEMDNNICDIEEPEYEKNEIIKPEEIVGEGSGESLEVPVNQNERMSESSEEDERVAERSVSHSEELLYKKEYVSETRVQSENTGDTYEFEWEETQETEEYEGESTLEEIGDKPQLHLDKSRYTRDSICDSSLSYGEPFEDTSVKEDTEHISNTISDAKSATTHSPLNSLVNENQRFIGHLDQSGEATVTISRIQEHSKYEYENLSERQELEMTISDRVTCKLEESRYETNETLEPSKVGEDGSLVSFEKVSEAFETIIEGKTGEERLVSHQMDSPNENVENSYGTLEPVYLEESGFAGERTWEGTIEDRAGLHLEEYESNYENYSRPFEWTSETAPTFRMHDYELGTILEPDEYADGRSESSSRGSFNDDGGSEERVVFHESQVAIPEQSHYEYENSSKRQELSDTVFDIARSELQEYRYERNETLEPSKMVGDGSVVPVEKAGETFISKKNEDSSVSHQMESQNEDMENSYGTKEPVYPEGSRCESENSWAETMGDGAGLKLEEYNSNPFEWTSEKAAAFHLHEYERWTVPEPEEDANERSITSSRDSFNDHENLKGIAVSHEEEPWLVDENRTEALKVGVMVEDEPSLHLTKFENETMKLEETLEWTSERAPTFRLPEYELGEMLESDNDVDERSEYSSKGSFNDHEIPRELLNEEDPQLVIDGRTEAVQVGEMAKDTVSLHLEECGNESMKLDETFEWTSGRTLTFRRHGYEVETKLEADEDADGRSESSSRGSFNDRGSSKERAVLHEDGSWLVDDYETKALKVGVMAEDGSSLQLEKGENGKMDLDETLEPRDDIFRLSLDDTLEQERMTFHLKMSQDKQESLRQTFKQGDAEKDSDVFSEGHEFPSKMAELDSDTEEEIVEEQLEHLQKENEKLSLTFEQHDHIYSTTEPSEIVGLRHALYQTQNSPLRSPLTSPIHTPIGSPLHYLMASQIRSPIASTMHSHIVSPLRSPINSSGSLSDVLFFSKKT